Genomic window (Clostridia bacterium):
GCTGTTGAAGTGAAGGCGGGCGGGACGGCCACCGCGAAACTGTTCAACCAATACGTGCCCCTGCCGACGCCTGAACCCGACGCCGAGTTCGTCGACATCCCGGTGACCGTGACCTGGAACGACAACAACAACGCGGACGGCAACCGGCCCGAATCCGTCACGGCCCGCCTGTATGCCGACGGCGTGGAAGTGGACAGCCATGTGCTGACGGCCGCCGAAAACTGGCAGTTCACCTTTATCGAGAAGCCGCGCCATCAGGAGGACAACAAGACTGAGATCGTCTACACGGTCAATGAAGATGCGGTTCCGATGTACAGAGCAGTTGTCAAAAGCTACAGCATCGTGAACGAATATGAGCCCGAATTAATAAGCGCTTCTGTTTCTAAAAGATGGAATGATAACAACAACCAGCAGAATCTCCGGCCTGATTCCATTGCGATGAGCCTGTTAGACGGACAGAAGGTCGCCAAAGTGGTCGTGCTTAGCGAAGCCAACGGCTGGACCGCCGTCGTCAACGATCTCCCCACCGTGGTGAACGGACAGGAAGCACAGTATGAATGGAAAGAACAGCAGGTCAACGGCTACACGCTCGAAAACGTGGAGCAACGGGGGAACCACATGACTTTCACCAACGCGGTCTGGGAGCGTCCTGAGAACAACCCTACAATTACTCCCAACAATCGAACTTATGATGATACTGAGAAGCCGCTTGTTACTGTTTCCGGCGAACTGACCGGCAGTACAACAAAGTACGCTCTTGGCTCAGATGCGGCCACTGCCCCTGAAGCATCTGCATATACCACAGCCATCCCTACAGCCACCAGCGCCGGAACCTACTATGTATGGTACAAGACCGAGGGCGACGAAAGCCAAAACGACAGCAGTGCGGTTTGTGTGATCGTCACCATCAGCGCAAAGTTCTCCGGCGGAGGAGGCGGCGGAGGCGGTGGCGGCGGCTCATCCTCCGTCAATAACCCCGTCGGCACCGGTACCTTCGAGGGCGGCTCCGTGAAGCTTAGCACCGAGGGCGCCAGGGCGGGCAGCACCGTGACCATAACCGTCACCCCCGAAGAGGGCTATCGGGCGGATAAGGTCACCGTCACCGACAAGAACGGCAGCGTCATCCCCGTGGCACAAAACGCCGACGGCACCTACCGCTTCACGATGCCAAACTCCCCCGTTACCGTTACACCCGCCTTTGAGAAGATCGCGGACCGGACCGACACCGACGTCTGTGACAAATTCCGCGATGTCTCCGAGGACGCATGGTATCACGACGCGGTCCGCTGGGCCGTGGACAACGGTATCATGAACGGCGTGGCTTCGGACCTCTTCGATCCGGACGGCGCCGCCACGCGGGCCATGGTAGTCACCATGCTCTGGCGGCTTGAAGGCGAGCCTGCGGGCGCGGGCATTTCATTTGACGACGTGCCTGACGGCGCGTGGTACGCGCCCGCTGTAAGCTGGGCGGCACAGAATGAGATCATAAGAGGGCTGTCGGACGAAAGCTTCGACCCCGATGCGCCCGTCACCCGGGAGCAGCTTGCGGCGATCCTGTATCGGTACGCGCAGAGCAAGGGAAAAGGGTTCACCGGCGCATGGGCCTTCCCGCTCGATTACAGCGACGCGGCGGACGTGTCCGAGTACGCATATGAGGCCATGTGCTTTATGACCATGAACGGTGTCATCACCGGCATGGACGACGGAACGCTGGCTCCGAAGGACAACGCCACCCGCGCGCAGATAGCCGCGATATTCATGCGCTTCTGCGAGGAGACGGCAGGATAACAAATTATAAAAAGCATATACAGCGCAATATGGCGCGGGCAGCATCAACGTCTGTCCGCGCCATATTTGATTCATATATTCCGCCCGGATTTTGTCTAACCGCGCGCATATTCCCGTTCTATCCATTTCATCAAGAGGTTCACGATGCGTTCCTGTTCGTTCTCTGTAAGCGCCCGATCTTTGGGGACGCGGTACCATTTGTAAAGGCAGCTCCTGCAGCAGCACGCACATGCGTGCTGAGCGGCGAATACGGGATGCCCGCGCATCGGCGTTTGCCTCCCGTCGTTCGGGATATGGGCCAAAGCAAGCCGCTTCCTTATAAAATCGGCGGCGTGTGAGCGGATCGTGTCCATACCTTTTTCCGATATATACAGCCTGTCCTTTTCGCTCAGATGAAATTTTGAGCGAAAAGCGGATCGCTGCAGTCTGTTAAGCGCTTCGTCAATAGTCATGATCTTCTGTTTTCACCTACAAATAACGATTTCATCGGCTCCCACGGCCGTCCTGCAATAATAATATATCACAAAACGCCGACGAGCGGGACGACTTTATGACGCATATTTGTGAGCGCGTTCGTTTTCGGCGCGTGCGCTTATTGCTTTATGCGACAGAAAATGATACGATATAAAATAAAGAGACCGGATCAAAGTGAGGAGGTGCCGATATATGGCGAATGAAAACAAAAGCCCGCTTCGTATTTACTGCAATACCTGCGGCGCTCCCGTGGGATTCGATATAATAAATCAGACATACCGCTGTGCCCATTGCGGCGAGATCGGCGTCCCCGCCGACAAAAAGAATGCGTTCGAATTTAAAAGACAGATCCGCAGGGATGACGAGACAGTAAGCGGGGACGGCGGAGAGGCCGAGACGTTCTTTTGCCCGTCGTGCGGTGCAAAGCTCGTATTTGCCGCCGGTGACGCCTCCACGACGTGCGATTTCTGCGGCAGCAGGCTCGTGCGCCAAGAGCTTTCGTCCGACGCGGGGACGCCGGACCTTATAATACCGTTTTTCATAACTCTGGATGAAGCGCGGGAGCGTATGCTTTCGTGGGGACGGACACATGAGAAAACGCCGGAGGGCAAAAGCGTAATTTCAAATATAGACGGCTTATGCGGATATTATCTTCCTTACAGGATCGTTCGCGGCCCTGTACAGGCCGAAGTTTACCGCCATGGCACAGAGCGCAAGTTTAACTGCCGCGGATTTATCGAGGGAACGGCCGTAAACGCTTCAAAACAGCTCGACAACCGCGTATTGAATGATATGGAGCCGTTCGACTGGACGGCGGCAAGACCTTTTGAATACGGCTATATCGCGGGAAGCGGCGTAAAGCTTGCGGACATTTCCGACGCCGAGACGGACAGGCGCGTGCGCGAGGAGGTCGCACAGGACTTCCTTTTGGATGTGGAAAAGCTCATGCAGACCACCGGCGTAACGCTTAAAGTCGAAACGGGAGAGCTTGCGTCGCTTACAGTGCTTTTGCCCGTGTATTTTATACGCGGGGGAAAGCTAACGGCCGCTATGAACGGACAGACGGGCCGTATCGCAGTCAGCACTCAGCGCGAGAAAAAAACTTTCCCGTGGGTCATCGAACCTATAATATATACTGTGATCCTTACATTACTTTTGGGCATATGGAGCGATTTTATGCCCGATCTGATGTTATACTGCGGCTCTTGTCTCGCGATCGTCATCTTCATGACGATGGGAGAAGGAAGAACCTCGCTGATACGCCGGATAACGCTTCAAACGAGGGCGGGACGCGCAAAACGCGAGGACGGAGAGCTTAAAATAGACGACGAACGCGATATACTTAAAAATCCGTTCGACAATACTCCGGTATTTTTCGAGCCGAACGAAAGGGGACGCTCTGTACCCGTAAAGCTGCGCTTTTACACTGTGGGACGGTGGTTTACTATCTTTATTAACGCCCTTGTTACCTTATTTCTGCCCGTGATCATCGCGGCGGTCCTTCGCCTTTTAACGATGGGCGAGGGAGAGCGCTTTTTGGACTCGTTCACTCCGAGATACGGCGCGGCGTGGTACGTGATAGCGGCGGTCGTTGTTTTAATGTATCTCATAAAGGGCGTAAGAAGGGACGTTTACGACCACCCGTATATTTACGAACTCATGCCGGACGGCAATAAAAGACTCATGGGCAGCCGCATAGACAGGAGCGTTTCGGTGCTTTCGATATTCGGCTTAGGCAAGAAGACAAGCGACGGAAAACGCGTGACGCTTTTGTGGATACTTAAGTCGCTCAAAATACGCGCGGTCGGGATATTTTTGCTTCTTCTCGCTTTGCTTATGGGAAGCGCAGCGTCGATAGTATTCTTATCATAATAGTAATTTAGTATATAAGGGAGGAGAGAACATGGAGAAAACTCAGGGAAACAAGGTGTGCGTAGTTTGCGGCAGAGCGATAGATGAAAGCGGCATGTACAGCGGCCCAATGGAAATATTTAACGGCCCTAAGGATGTTCCGCTCAAGGACGGCGGCGCGGTATGCCGCGAATGCGCCGAAAAAGTGAGGATAGTATGTCCGCTTAAAAATTCAAGGATGTTTCTAGAAAGCGCCGCGCATTTCGGTATTTTTGAAAGCAAAACGGGATCCGGCCACGACAACCGCGGCTGGATAAACGTGCTCATCGACCCGATCGCCGAGCTTGACACGGAGAGCTTTCGCAGGGTACAGCTCAAGGCCGAAAGCGCCGTATCAGCGCTTTCACAGCGGTTTGCGGGAGCGCGCGGCGCCGCGGAGGCGGATTTTACATATCGCCGCTATACAAAGGACCGCTCAAAGGATACGCCTCTCGGCGCGAATGAAAAGCGCTTCGTTACATGCGTAAAGGTGCTTTTCGGTGCGATACGTCCCGGCGACATGGTGACGGTCGCTCATAAAGACCGCGAGTACACGGCGAAGGTGGAAGATGTGTGGTACTGGAATTATCTTGACATACCCGTAAGACCGATAGAAAAGGCGTCGGCAGGTATGACGGCGGCGCTGTGGTTTTATAATGACGTGCCGTTTATTTATCCGGGCGATACTCTTATGGTAAAGGAGGGTCAGTGATGGCTGGTTATAAGATAGGCGACACGAGAGATCTGGGATACTGCGCGGCATGCGGCAACGTTATCACTATTGAGGCGACCGACGGGATATTTCGCACCCAGCGCTGCGGAAATCCGGTCAAGCTTAAGGACGGGGAGTGGCTCTGCGGCTCATGCCTTAGAAAGCTTCGCGTAAAGTATCCGCAGGAGTATAAGCTCGATCCCGTGCGTAAGGCGATCGTGCCGTTCGAGTCGGCGGCAGGACTTGACGCGGCGGAGGCGCGCCGCGAGCTTTCGGCTGCACACGACCATCTTGAGAGCCTGAGAGAAAAGTACGGCTTTCATCAGGCTGTCTTTTTTGTTGAAGACGTAAAAAAAGAAAAGGGCGGTTTTTTAAAGGCCCCGTTCATCACCGTTACGGGTCATGTGATTTACGGAACGTTCTATCCGTATGACGAGGTGGCGTGCGGAAAAGCGGGCTATAAGGCGCAGATAATTGCGTTCGCAACGCCGCATCTCGCTCTTCCCGTAAACGAGCAGACGTTGCGCCTCTGGAAGCCAAGCGACGTCATAAGCTACGCATGGGCCGACGGCGGCGAGGAGGCCGCATTCGTGTTCCGCGATAAAAGCCTTGACCTGAAACCGGGAGATGTTCTTATAAAAGATTGACCGTCTCTAAAGGGACGGATCGAAAAAATATACCCCCGCCGCAAACGCGGCGGGCTAATAAGGAAGTATTTTCAGATGCATGGAATGGTGTAGTCTTTCGTAACTGCACCATTCCTGTTTTTATGCCGTGATGCGATGCTGCCGGGGATTCTGTCGGATATCGGCCATCAGTTTTTCCGGTTCCTTTAATTCACAAATTAATGGGGGTTCGTGGCGCAGAACGCAAAAAGAGCGCCTGCCTCTTTTTGGAAGCAGACGATCTTTTGGTATTATTTAGTTTCACTTCATCAGCCGGATCAACAGCTTGCCCAAGTCCTTCGTGGGCTTTCCGCCGGCCAGCAGCTTGTTCCGAAAGGGCGGCATCGCGCCGGTCAGCAGCCGGCGCTCGCCGGCGCAGAGCAACAAGATCCGGTCTCTCTTAATTACATTGCAACTTATTTTGTCTGTGTTGTTCACAGCGATGGTGCGGTATGCCGTCAAAGGCGGAGCCGTAGACGGATTGTATTTTTATCCCAAACCGGTGCAGGAAAGGGCTATCGATATCGGATTGATCGACCGGGAAACGATACAGCACAAACGGAAAGTCTTCATGACAGAATACTTTATCGTCATCGATAAAGTATGGGTAGGGACGAACAGGTTCTGGATCCTCCCCGGCTGCGAGGATATCCCTTATGTGCAGACATGGCCGCAGATACTGAAGAAGCGCGGTATTATGACGCTGATATGGATCGCCGGCGCGGCGATCGTGGCAGGAATCGTTATTCTGATATTTTGACGATGGAGGAAGATGATGGCGAATCATATGACGATCCATCAGCTTCCCTACGGGAAACCGGTACGTACATGGCTGAAAGAACGAACGGAGAGCAGCAGGCGGCGTCCATTTGGAGGCAGACGGAAGAAAACTAAGCGGCGTATCTGAAGGATCTTCCCGACTACGGAGGAAAGAAAAACGGCCACGCGAGAGCGATCTACGGCGGACTTCTGGTGTTTGCATTATATACGGCCCTGCTCGATCAGCCGCCCATTGGTCATTGCCCACCGTATGCGGACTATTGAGGCAGCGGACAGGATCGTCGTGCTTGCAGACGGCAAGGTCGTGGAAAACGGGAGCCCTGCTGAACTCCTCGCAAAAGAAGACGGCATGTTCAGCCGTATGACCCGTCTCCAGGCGGCAAGCGCCGACTGGAGAATATGAGGATATAATAATACAACGGTTCCAAAAAGCACGTGTGCCTTTTGGAACCGTTATATTTTGCCTTTGCAACATCCATTAATCCTTATTTCAGATTACTTTCGTATCGGGCAGTAGCAAACGCGGCGGGGGTAGTCTTATCTTTTCGCTTACTTCTTCTTTGCAAGGTAATCGCAGACTATCTTGTCGCCGACCTTCATGCATCTGTAAAGGTCGTCGGCCTGTAGAAGCGAATCGGATATGGCGTAGGTGACTGAGTTTACGGCGATCTGGGCGGGTTCCTTGAATTCCTCGGCCGTGACGTTTTCAAGTCCCATCTCCTCCAAAGTTACGGGCAGGCCGATGCTCTTTGCAAAATCGACGTACTTATATATCTCCTCGAGAGAAGCGTCCATATAAACGAGCAGCGGAACGCAGGCGTATCCGATGACGTAGCCGTGCATGAGCTTTCTTACGGACGGGAAGCACAAAAGAGCGTTGTCAAGGATGTGCGCGAAGTCGGTGTTCTGTATGCCCCACTGAGGGCCGTTTATGTGAACTATCTGAGCTATGACCGACTCAAATGAGAAGTTGAGTTCGTGCGCCTCGGCGGCCTTAACGGCAGCGTAGCCGTGCTCGTAGAATATCTGCTTCGTTATCTCGTTCGACCAGTAGGACACGTCGAGCACCTTATGTCTGCGCGCGTGCTCCATCGTTGCCACGTCGGTCTCGAGCGCGCTGCCGATGCAGTCGCCTATGCCCGCAACGAGCATATGAGGCGGAGCCTGTATAAGAAGCGATGTGTCGGCTAAAAGCAGGTTGGGGTGATAATCCATTATGCCGGCCTCGACTATCTGGGAGCCTTCGTCGTTGTAAACGACGTTCAGCGTGGTAGCCGCCGCATTCGACGCCGCCACGGTGGGACAGAGCGCCACCTTGCTGCCGGTGATATGATGCGCGCCGCGCGCAAGGTCAAGCGCCTTGCCGCCGCCTATGCCGATTATTACTTCGGCCTTCATTTCTTTTGCGCGTTCGGCGACCTTGGCTATGTTGGCGCGCGTTACCTGCCAGCCCTCGCAGTCGATGAACTCGTAATACGGCTTTTTGCCCTGAGCGTCGTACTTCTGCGCCTGTGCCAAAGCGCGCTTGTACTTCATGTTCGCCTTTTGACAGTTGTCCGCCATCGGATTGTCGAAGCTCTGCTTCACCATCGAAACGGCCTGCTCTGTTATAGGGCCGCAAGCCGTAACGACTAAGAAGCGCTCGCCCAGATGATGCGTGAGCCTGCGTATCTCATAAAGCGCGCCGGGCCCCAGTACGAACATAGGATTAGTTTTAAATTCCGTAAAAACCATTTTTCTGCCTCCCTTTTATATTAAAAATTATATTGCGCTTAAATTATTTACATTATTTATTTAATTCTATCATATGTATGCAGAAAAACAACGAAAAATGCCGATAAAAAAGGAGCGCAGGCAAAAGAACGGTAGGAAAAAACCGTGACAAATACACCTTAAATCATTAAAATTGTTTAAGAATTATAAAAAATGAACAAAAAAACGTTTTATATTAGGCTTTATAACTAAAAAAATAATATAAAAGTACTACTTACTTTAATTCTTTAAGCTGATTGGATTTTAAATGAAGGTATGAGATACTTATTTTAGTAAAATGAAACGGCTACGCGCTCGTTTTTTTAACTATAAAATAATTTTTTTGGGAGGAATATAATAATGAAAGCAATTTATCAGGCAGAGACTTGTAAGCTCGGTATGAACGAGAATTTCCCGGATCCCGTAAAGGACGGAAAGAGACCGATAATGAAGGTAGAATACTGCGGCATCTGCGGCTCCGACGTACACAGCTGGGAGAAAGAGGGCGACCAGCTCATCAAGGGCCTCGTGCTCGGTCACGAGTTTGCGGGCAAGATAGTAGACCCCGGTGACAGAGCAGACCTTAAGGTAGGCGACAGAGTTACCTGCGTTCCGATCACTCCGTGCGGCGAATGCGAATGGTGCAAGTCCGGCAGAACGTTCATGTGCGGCCACAATCTGTATTCTCCCGGCATATTCTTCCCGGATAAGCCCGGCGCGCTTGCTGAATACTTCCAGCCGTTAAAGAGCGAATACATAAAGAAGGTTCCCGACAACGTACCGCTCGACGTAGCAGCTATGGTAGAGCCGGCCGGCATAGGACTCAGAGGCTGCCAGGCTATCGACGTAGGCCCCGGCGACAAGGTGCTCGTAGCCGGCGGCGGCATCATCGGCTCGATGTGCGCAAACTGGGCAAAGGCCCTCGGCGCAGACTACGTAGCAATGACCGAGCTCAACCCCGCACGCGCAAAGATGGCGCTTGAGATGGGGGTTGTTGACGACGTTTTCGATCCCACCGAGGAAGGCGTTGAGGAGAAGATAAATCCGAAGATAGACGGCGGATACAGAGCAGGCGGCGGCTTTACGAAGTTCATCGACTGCACCGGCGTTGCCGCTGCAATAAACTTCGGCATGAACTTAACGAAGAAGGCCGGCAAGGTGTCGCTCGTAGGCGTAAACTGGAAGCCCGTTCCGCTCATGACGATAGTTGCGCTTCTGCATCAGCTCACGCTCGTAGGCATCATGTCCTCTCCGACAGACAACTTCGACATAATCTTAAAGGCCGTATCCGAGGGCAAGTTCAATCTGGCTCAGTACAAGACGAAGGAGATAAACTTCGATCTGGGCGAGATACAGGCCGCTTACGAGGAGCTCCACGATCCGAAGAACGAGCAGCTCAAGATCATGGTAAAAGTAGGCGAAGGCGAATAATATACGCGGATCATGCGAATAAACGCGCCGAGATCATAGGTTACGATAAGACAAAGAGCGGCGCAAGGCCGCTCTTTGCTTTATTTTAAAATTCAAAACAT
Coding sequences:
- a CDS encoding DUF4186 domain-containing protein → MTIDEALNRLQRSAFRSKFHLSEKDRLYISEKGMDTIRSHAADFIRKRLALAHIPNDGRQTPMRGHPVFAAQHACACCCRSCLYKWYRVPKDRALTENEQERIVNLLMKWIEREYARG
- a CDS encoding alcohol dehydrogenase catalytic domain-containing protein, translated to MKAIYQAETCKLGMNENFPDPVKDGKRPIMKVEYCGICGSDVHSWEKEGDQLIKGLVLGHEFAGKIVDPGDRADLKVGDRVTCVPITPCGECEWCKSGRTFMCGHNLYSPGIFFPDKPGALAEYFQPLKSEYIKKVPDNVPLDVAAMVEPAGIGLRGCQAIDVGPGDKVLVAGGGIIGSMCANWAKALGADYVAMTELNPARAKMALEMGVVDDVFDPTEEGVEEKINPKIDGGYRAGGGFTKFIDCTGVAAAINFGMNLTKKAGKVSLVGVNWKPVPLMTIVALLHQLTLVGIMSSPTDNFDIILKAVSEGKFNLAQYKTKEINFDLGEIQAAYEELHDPKNEQLKIMVKVGEGE
- a CDS encoding iron-containing alcohol dehydrogenase, producing MVFTEFKTNPMFVLGPGALYEIRRLTHHLGERFLVVTACGPITEQAVSMVKQSFDNPMADNCQKANMKYKRALAQAQKYDAQGKKPYYEFIDCEGWQVTRANIAKVAERAKEMKAEVIIGIGGGKALDLARGAHHITGSKVALCPTVAASNAAATTLNVVYNDEGSQIVEAGIMDYHPNLLLADTSLLIQAPPHMLVAGIGDCIGSALETDVATMEHARRHKVLDVSYWSNEITKQIFYEHGYAAVKAAEAHELNFSFESVIAQIVHINGPQWGIQNTDFAHILDNALLCFPSVRKLMHGYVIGYACVPLLVYMDASLEEIYKYVDFAKSIGLPVTLEEMGLENVTAEEFKEPAQIAVNSVTYAISDSLLQADDLYRCMKVGDKIVCDYLAKKK